From the genome of Plasmodium reichenowi strain SY57 chromosome Unknown, whole genome shotgun sequence:
AAATCTACATGGCTATCTTTGTCCATGTGTTCCATTTCCTTCGATTGCTGAGAGTACTGATCTTCCTCTCTTTCAAGAGGACCAAGATGAGGAACATTGTATACATCAAGGCTTGGTGTGCTTTTAAAGCTAACACTACTATTACTACTTTGACGATCTTCTTTATGAGatctttttttcttctttttacttgttttaattttcaatatttttatcattttttctCCATGTTTGGATTCtagatatttttttttttgcaaAAAATTAGGATCATTAGAATAATAGCTAACTAAATATTTAAAGGTAAAAATATTTGGTACTaagttattattttctttaatgATTTGTTCTTCTACATGTTGTGTAGATTTATGTAGGTTTTCAAAAAATTGAGCATTAGAAAATGTATTTTGGATATCaataatttcattattttttaacataGAATCTATTTTcgttttatatattttccttttttctttataaataagactagttaaattaataataacatcttgagaaattttttcatcaaTTGAAGGTAATTTTGGTTGTAACCCTAGAAGGGCTTcattatacattttttttatagaatttaaatatttttgtacaTCGGCatctttttcataattttttaattcttcatAAAAATCTTCTACACTTACATTAAAtctttttaatacatttttttctacatcttcaattttttttttgtaacCATTATTTAGTAATACTTCTTCTAGTCTACTTAATTCTATCGTAGTATTAGattcattttttaacatGTCATAAACATGTTTTGTAGTTTTTGATGTCTCACATAATACTGTATAAATTTCATAACATAAATTtcttaaaattaata
Proteins encoded in this window:
- a CDS encoding hypothetical protein (conserved Plasmodium protein, unknown function), encoding MNKGLSKILELGFFVGSFFFIWYITGEKIFKRKKKIVKENILLILRNLCYEIYTVLCETSKTTKHVYDMLKNESNTTIELSRLEEVLLNNGYKKKIEDVEKNVLKRFNVSVEDFYEELKNYEKDADVQKYLNSIKKMYNEALLGLQPKLPSIDEKISQDVIINLTSLIYKEKRKIYKTKIDSMLKNNEIIDIQNTFSNAQFFENLHKSTQHVEEQIIKENNNLVPNIFTFKYLVSYYSNDPNFLQKKKYLESKHGEKMIKILKIKTSKKKKKRSHKEDRQSSNSSVSFKSTPSLDVYNVPHLGPLEREEDQYSQQSKEMEHMDKDSHVD